In Streptomyces sp. P3, one DNA window encodes the following:
- a CDS encoding NADH:flavin oxidoreductase, which yields MSITPPAATRAAEILSRPVSINGLTVPNRIVMAPMTRMFSPDGVPGDDVVSYYGRRAAAGVGLIVTEGTYVGHDSAGQSDRVPRFHGTEQLAGWAKVAEAVHAGGGKIVPQLWHIGMVRKQGEPPYPDAPAVGPSGIRLDGTEGAGKAMTQRDLDDVIGAFAEAAAAAERIGFDGVELHGAHGYLLDQFLWAGTNRRTDAYGGDLVARTKFAAEIVAAVRATVSAEFPVIFRYSQWKSDAYDARLAETPEELEALLAPLAAAGVDAFHASTRRYWLPEFDGSDLNLAGWTKKLTGKPAITVGSVGLDGDFLKGFAGEGAPVKGLDDLLDRLERDEFDMVAVGRALLQDPEWAAKVLGGRLDELKPYDAAALRTLS from the coding sequence GTGAGCATCACGCCGCCCGCCGCCACGCGCGCCGCCGAGATCCTTTCCCGTCCGGTGTCCATCAACGGACTCACCGTCCCGAACCGGATCGTCATGGCCCCCATGACGCGCATGTTCTCCCCGGACGGCGTTCCCGGCGACGACGTCGTGTCGTACTACGGTCGCCGCGCCGCCGCCGGTGTCGGTCTCATCGTCACCGAGGGCACCTACGTCGGGCACGACTCCGCCGGGCAGAGCGACCGGGTTCCGCGGTTCCACGGGACGGAGCAGCTCGCTGGCTGGGCGAAGGTCGCGGAGGCCGTGCACGCGGGCGGCGGGAAGATCGTGCCGCAGTTGTGGCACATCGGCATGGTGCGCAAGCAGGGTGAGCCGCCGTACCCGGACGCGCCCGCCGTCGGGCCTTCCGGCATCCGGCTGGACGGCACCGAGGGCGCCGGCAAGGCGATGACCCAGCGCGATCTGGACGACGTCATCGGCGCGTTCGCCGAGGCCGCGGCCGCCGCCGAGCGCATCGGATTCGACGGCGTCGAGCTGCACGGCGCGCACGGCTACCTCCTCGACCAGTTCCTGTGGGCCGGTACCAACCGCCGGACCGACGCCTACGGCGGTGACCTGGTGGCCCGCACGAAGTTCGCCGCCGAGATCGTGGCCGCCGTCCGCGCGACCGTCTCTGCCGAGTTCCCGGTCATCTTCCGCTACTCGCAGTGGAAGTCGGACGCCTACGACGCCCGTCTCGCCGAGACCCCGGAGGAGCTGGAGGCCCTTCTCGCGCCGCTCGCCGCCGCCGGCGTCGACGCCTTCCACGCCTCCACCCGCCGCTACTGGCTCCCCGAGTTCGACGGCTCCGACCTCAACCTCGCGGGCTGGACGAAGAAGCTCACCGGCAAGCCCGCCATCACGGTCGGCTCGGTCGGCCTCGACGGCGACTTCCTCAAGGGCTTCGCCGGCGAGGGCGCGCCGGTCAAGGGTCTCGACGACCTCCTGGACCGTCTGGAGCGCGACGAGTTCGACATGGTGGCCGTCGGCCGTGCGCTGCTTCAGGACCCGGAGTGGGCGGCCAAGGTGCTCGGCGGCCGTCTCGACGAGCTGAAGCCCTACGACGCCGCCGCGCTGCGCACCCTGAGCTGA
- the groL gene encoding chaperonin GroEL (60 kDa chaperone family; promotes refolding of misfolded polypeptides especially under stressful conditions; forms two stacked rings of heptamers to form a barrel-shaped 14mer; ends can be capped by GroES; misfolded proteins enter the barrel where they are refolded when GroES binds): MAKIIAFDEEARRGLERGMNQLADAVKVTLGPKGRNVVLEKKWGAPTITNDGVSIAKEIELEDPYEKIGAELVKEVAKKTDDVAGDGTTTATVLAQALVKEGLRNVAAGANPMALKRGIEKAVEAVSGALLEQAKDVETKEQIASTASISAADTQIGELIAEAMDKVGKEGVITVEESQTFGLELELTEGMRFDKGYISAYFATDMERMEAVLDDPYILIANSKIANVKDLLPLLEKVMQGGKPLLIIAEDVEGEALSTLVVNKIRGTFKSVAVKAPGFGDRRKAMLNDIAILTGGEVISEEVGLKLENTTLDLLGKARKVVITKDETTIVDGAGDSDQVAGRVNQIRAEIENSDSDYDREKLQERLAKLAGGVAVIKAGAATEVELKERKHRIEDAVRNAKAAVEEGIVAGGGVALIQASAVFEKLELEGDEATGANAVRIALEAPLKQIAVNGGLEGGVVVEKVRNLQVGHGLNAATGEYVDMIAEGIIDPAKVTRSALQNAASIAALFLTTEAVIADKPEKAAAPAGGGMPGGDMDF, translated from the coding sequence ATGGCCAAGATCATCGCGTTCGACGAGGAGGCGCGGCGCGGCCTCGAGCGCGGCATGAACCAGCTCGCGGACGCCGTCAAGGTGACGCTCGGCCCCAAGGGCCGCAACGTCGTCCTCGAGAAGAAGTGGGGCGCCCCCACGATCACCAACGATGGTGTCTCCATCGCCAAGGAGATCGAGCTCGAGGACCCGTACGAGAAGATCGGCGCCGAGCTGGTCAAGGAAGTCGCGAAGAAGACGGACGACGTCGCCGGTGACGGCACGACCACCGCGACCGTCCTCGCCCAGGCCCTCGTCAAGGAAGGCCTGCGCAACGTAGCCGCCGGCGCCAACCCGATGGCTCTCAAGCGCGGCATCGAGAAGGCCGTCGAGGCCGTCTCCGGCGCCCTGCTCGAGCAGGCGAAGGATGTCGAGACCAAGGAGCAGATCGCCTCCACGGCCTCCATCTCCGCCGCCGACACCCAGATCGGCGAGCTCATCGCCGAGGCGATGGACAAGGTCGGCAAGGAAGGCGTCATCACGGTCGAGGAGTCGCAGACCTTCGGTCTGGAGCTCGAGCTCACCGAGGGCATGCGCTTCGACAAGGGCTACATCTCGGCGTACTTCGCCACCGACATGGAGCGTATGGAGGCCGTCCTCGACGACCCGTACATCCTGATCGCGAACTCCAAGATCGCCAACGTCAAGGACCTGCTCCCGCTCCTCGAGAAGGTCATGCAGGGCGGCAAGCCGCTGCTGATCATCGCCGAGGACGTCGAGGGCGAGGCCCTGTCGACCCTGGTCGTCAACAAGATCCGCGGCACCTTCAAGTCCGTCGCGGTCAAGGCCCCGGGCTTCGGCGACCGCCGCAAGGCGATGCTGAACGACATCGCCATCCTCACCGGCGGCGAGGTCATCTCCGAGGAGGTCGGCCTCAAGCTCGAGAACACGACCCTCGACCTGCTCGGCAAGGCCCGCAAGGTCGTCATCACCAAGGACGAGACGACCATCGTCGACGGTGCCGGTGACTCGGACCAGGTCGCGGGCCGGGTCAACCAGATCCGCGCCGAGATCGAGAACAGCGACTCGGACTACGACCGCGAGAAGCTGCAGGAGCGCCTGGCGAAGCTCGCCGGCGGTGTCGCGGTCATCAAGGCCGGCGCCGCCACCGAGGTGGAGCTCAAGGAGCGCAAGCACCGCATCGAGGACGCCGTCCGCAACGCGAAGGCCGCCGTCGAGGAGGGCATCGTCGCCGGTGGTGGCGTGGCGCTCATCCAGGCCTCCGCCGTCTTCGAGAAGCTGGAGCTCGAGGGTGACGAGGCGACCGGTGCCAACGCCGTGCGCATCGCGCTCGAGGCCCCGCTCAAGCAGATCGCCGTCAACGGTGGTCTCGAGGGTGGCGTCGTCGTGGAGAAGGTCCGCAACCTCCAGGTCGGCCACGGCCTGAACGCCGCGACCGGTGAGTACGTCGACATGATCGCCGAGGGCATCATCGACCCGGCGAAGGTGACGCGCTCCGCCCTGCAGAACGCGGCCTCCATCGCCGCGCTGTTCCTCACCACCGAGGCCGTCATCGCCGACAAGCCGGAGAAGGCCGCCGCGCCCGCCGGCGGCGGCATGCCGGGCGGTGACATGGACTTCTGA
- a CDS encoding Uma2 family endonuclease, translating to MTPSTAERPQMSIQDFEDLSAAAPEHVRLEFVDGRVRTRDPLGVEDFEALERRAPETVRLEYVNGKLEVKAMPDGMHTSIFMWLLRQCMHQRPDLDLAPERGVKAEAYRKGRARTDGFLAPVNHFVEDGEWSAPDGALMAVEITSHDRDTDQRDRVDKPIGYAGAAIPVYLLIDRDNDTAVVFSEPKDGRYQQSVSYPWGATVPLPAPVGITLDTEQLKQFAD from the coding sequence ATGACCCCCAGCACCGCCGAACGCCCGCAGATGTCGATCCAGGACTTCGAGGACCTCAGCGCGGCAGCACCCGAGCATGTGCGGCTCGAGTTCGTCGACGGCCGGGTCCGCACCAGGGACCCCCTCGGCGTCGAGGACTTCGAAGCGTTGGAGCGCCGGGCGCCGGAGACCGTCCGGCTGGAGTACGTCAACGGAAAACTAGAGGTCAAGGCAATGCCGGACGGCATGCACACGTCGATCTTCATGTGGTTGCTGCGCCAGTGCATGCACCAACGCCCTGATCTGGACCTCGCACCGGAACGCGGCGTCAAGGCCGAGGCCTACCGAAAGGGTCGCGCCCGCACGGACGGATTCCTCGCGCCGGTGAATCACTTCGTGGAAGACGGGGAGTGGTCCGCCCCCGATGGCGCCCTCATGGCTGTGGAAATCACCTCCCACGACCGCGACACCGACCAGCGCGACCGCGTCGACAAGCCCATCGGTTACGCCGGGGCCGCCATCCCCGTCTATCTCCTGATCGACCGCGACAACGACACGGCCGTCGTGTTCAGTGAGCCCAAGGACGGCCGCTACCAGCAGTCCGTGTCCTACCCCTGGGGTGCCACCGTCCCGCTTCCGGCACCCGTAGGCATCACCCTCGACACCGAGCAGCTCAAGCAGTTCGCCGACTGA
- a CDS encoding PTS transporter subunit EIIC codes for MRIDSSSTAAAILPLVGGPANVVSVAHCMTRLRLDLADPSRADEEALRAVPGVLGVVVADGALQVVLGPGVVTRVTADFEKLTAAHRLAARGAALKARQRERNATPLKSALRRLAAVFVPLVPALVGCGILAGVNGLLLNAGLLTGLTPALTAIASGFMALIAVFVGYNTAKEFGGTPVLGGAVAAIVVYPGVAKVTAFGVTLAPGQGGVLGALAAALLATYVERRCRGRVPETLDVLLTPALTVLVAGLGTLYGLMYAAGAVSAAIGTAANWLLTTTGAFAGLLLGGLFLPLVMLGLHQALIPVHTTLIEQQGYTVLLPVLAMAGAGQVGAAAAVYVRLRDDVALRATIRSALPAGLLGIGEPLIYGVSLPLGRPFLTACAGGAAGGAFIGFFAMLGDRVGATAIGPSGWALFPLLAGDRGPGATAAVYAGGLLTGYAVGFAATYAFGGVRAAAAALSPAATSTAPTPPAEPGPPTPPGTTALTDSTTATPTTTPPGTATPAP; via the coding sequence GTGCGCATCGACTCCTCCTCCACAGCCGCCGCGATCCTGCCCCTCGTGGGCGGCCCCGCGAACGTCGTCTCCGTCGCCCACTGCATGACCCGGCTGCGACTGGATCTCGCCGATCCCTCCCGGGCGGACGAGGAGGCGCTGCGGGCGGTGCCCGGGGTGCTCGGGGTCGTGGTGGCTGACGGCGCCTTGCAGGTGGTCCTCGGGCCGGGCGTGGTGACACGGGTGACGGCCGACTTCGAGAAGCTGACGGCCGCGCACCGGCTGGCGGCACGCGGCGCCGCGCTGAAGGCGCGACAGCGCGAGCGCAACGCGACCCCGCTGAAGAGCGCCCTGCGCCGCCTCGCCGCCGTCTTCGTCCCCCTCGTCCCGGCCCTCGTCGGCTGCGGGATCCTGGCCGGCGTCAACGGTTTGCTCCTCAACGCGGGCCTGCTGACGGGGCTCACTCCGGCGCTGACCGCGATCGCCTCCGGCTTCATGGCGCTGATCGCCGTGTTCGTGGGATACAACACGGCGAAGGAGTTCGGCGGCACACCGGTCCTGGGCGGCGCGGTCGCGGCGATCGTCGTGTATCCGGGGGTCGCGAAGGTGACGGCGTTCGGGGTGACACTGGCTCCCGGGCAGGGCGGCGTCCTCGGCGCGCTGGCGGCCGCGCTGCTGGCGACGTACGTGGAGCGGCGGTGCCGGGGCCGGGTCCCGGAGACGCTGGACGTGCTCCTCACCCCCGCCCTGACGGTCCTGGTCGCCGGCCTCGGCACCCTGTACGGGCTGATGTACGCGGCCGGCGCGGTCTCGGCGGCCATCGGCACGGCGGCGAACTGGCTGCTGACGACGACGGGCGCCTTCGCCGGTCTGCTGCTCGGCGGGCTCTTCCTGCCGCTGGTGATGCTGGGCCTCCACCAGGCCCTGATCCCCGTCCACACCACCCTCATCGAGCAGCAGGGGTACACGGTCCTGCTGCCGGTGCTGGCGATGGCGGGCGCGGGCCAGGTCGGCGCGGCGGCGGCGGTGTACGTCCGGCTGCGCGACGACGTGGCGCTGCGGGCGACGATCAGGTCGGCGCTCCCCGCCGGGCTGCTGGGCATCGGCGAACCGCTGATCTACGGGGTGTCGCTGCCGCTGGGCCGCCCCTTCCTCACCGCCTGCGCGGGCGGGGCGGCCGGCGGCGCCTTCATCGGGTTCTTCGCGATGCTCGGCGACCGGGTCGGGGCGACGGCGATCGGCCCGTCCGGCTGGGCCCTGTTCCCACTGCTGGCGGGCGACCGGGGACCGGGCGCCACGGCGGCGGTCTACGCGGGTGGCCTGCTGACGGGATACGCGGTCGGCTTCGCCGCCACCTACGCCTTCGGCGGCGTCCGAGCGGCCGCCGCGGCCCTGTCCCCCGCGGCCACGTCCACCGCCCCCACACCCCCGGCGGAGCCCGGCCCACCCACTCCACCCGGCACGACCGCGCTGACCGATTCGACCACCGCGACTCCCACGACCACCCCACCCGGCACGGCCACCCCGGCCCCATGA
- a CDS encoding cold-shock protein: MAQGTVKWFNAEKGYGFIAVDGGADVFVHYSAIQMDGYRTLEEGQRVDFEISQGQKGPQADMVRLATG; this comes from the coding sequence ATGGCTCAGGGCACCGTCAAGTGGTTCAACGCGGAGAAGGGGTACGGCTTCATCGCGGTCGACGGTGGTGCGGATGTATTCGTCCACTACAGCGCGATTCAGATGGACGGCTACCGCACCCTGGAAGAGGGTCAGCGGGTCGATTTCGAGATCTCGCAGGGCCAGAAAGGGCCGCAGGCGGACATGGTCCGGCTCGCGACCGGCTGA
- a CDS encoding carboxylesterase/lipase family protein, which produces MTTPDATDVPGTTDRLVARTTAGPVRGRREADLTVFRGIPFAAPPVGDARFQAPRPPHPWDGIRDAYAFGPPPPQESGIQGRAGIPEAPTGDDWLTVNVWTPDAEPEPSAARPVMVWIYGGAYKLGHSGSPGYDAQHLARAGDLVVVTFNYRVGIEGFARIEGAPANRGLLDQVAALEWVRDNIAAFGGDPDRVTVFGESAGAGSVAALLAMPSARGLFGRAISQSVPGTYFSDELARDLAGAIAAEAGLRPTAADLATVDPRTLPEAGAALAAKMAQRVDRWGQVAPTVTPFSPVVDGEILPTTPWQALASGAARDVELIVGHNAQEYRLFLVMGGLLGKVTGEQATAALRLFAPGGGAEGEQAYRSAFPDADPGELYERVQSDWLFHIPSLHLAEAQVAGGGRAHVYELTWPAPGAGGTLGACHGLDIPLLFGTYTADLGNLLFAGVEVTDEARALTAGFHRSWTSFARTGDPGWPAYDRERRLVQVLDVETEVRPYPEETSRRLWEGHDFPPLPLLDGGVRDGS; this is translated from the coding sequence ATGACGACACCCGACGCCACCGATGTCCCCGGCACCACCGACCGGCTCGTCGCACGCACGACCGCCGGCCCCGTACGCGGTCGCCGGGAGGCGGACCTGACCGTCTTCCGGGGCATTCCCTTCGCCGCGCCCCCGGTCGGCGACGCCCGCTTCCAGGCCCCCCGGCCGCCCCACCCGTGGGACGGCATACGGGACGCGTACGCCTTCGGGCCGCCGCCCCCGCAGGAGTCGGGCATCCAGGGCCGGGCCGGAATCCCGGAAGCCCCGACCGGGGACGACTGGCTGACGGTCAACGTCTGGACCCCTGACGCGGAGCCGGAGCCGTCGGCCGCCCGCCCGGTCATGGTGTGGATCTACGGCGGCGCCTACAAGCTCGGCCACTCCGGCAGCCCGGGCTACGACGCGCAGCACCTCGCCCGCGCCGGCGACCTGGTCGTCGTCACCTTCAACTACCGTGTCGGCATAGAGGGGTTCGCACGGATCGAGGGCGCACCGGCCAACCGGGGGCTGCTCGACCAGGTCGCCGCGCTGGAATGGGTGCGGGACAACATCGCGGCCTTCGGCGGCGACCCGGACCGGGTGACCGTGTTCGGCGAGTCGGCCGGCGCCGGTTCGGTGGCCGCGCTGCTTGCCATGCCGAGCGCCCGGGGCCTGTTCGGGCGGGCCATCTCGCAGAGCGTGCCCGGCACGTACTTCTCCGACGAGCTGGCCCGTGACCTCGCGGGCGCGATCGCCGCGGAGGCCGGTCTGCGGCCGACGGCCGCCGACCTGGCCACGGTGGACCCGCGCACGCTGCCCGAAGCAGGTGCGGCGCTGGCCGCGAAGATGGCGCAACGGGTGGACCGGTGGGGGCAGGTCGCGCCCACGGTCACTCCGTTCTCCCCCGTGGTCGACGGTGAGATCCTGCCGACGACTCCGTGGCAGGCGCTGGCATCGGGCGCCGCTCGCGACGTCGAGCTGATCGTCGGACACAACGCGCAGGAGTACCGCCTGTTCCTCGTCATGGGCGGGCTGCTGGGCAAGGTGACCGGGGAACAGGCGACAGCGGCCCTGCGCCTGTTCGCCCCGGGCGGAGGAGCGGAGGGCGAACAGGCCTACCGGTCGGCCTTCCCGGACGCCGATCCGGGCGAGCTGTACGAGCGGGTGCAGTCGGACTGGCTGTTCCACATACCCTCCCTGCACTTGGCCGAGGCCCAGGTCGCGGGCGGCGGCCGGGCTCACGTCTACGAGCTGACCTGGCCGGCCCCGGGAGCGGGCGGCACCCTGGGTGCGTGCCACGGCCTGGACATCCCGCTGCTGTTCGGCACCTACACGGCAGACCTCGGGAACCTGCTGTTCGCGGGGGTGGAGGTGACGGACGAGGCCCGGGCACTGACGGCGGGCTTCCACCGGTCGTGGACGTCCTTCGCGAGGACGGGAGACCCGGGCTGGCCCGCGTACGACCGGGAACGGAGGCTGGTGCAGGTGCTGGACGTGGAGACCGAGGTGCGCCCCTACCCGGAGGAGACGTCCCGTCGGCTGTGGGAAGGCCACGACTTCCCGCCCCTGCCGCTGCTCGACGGCGGCGTCCGGGACGGGTCGTAG
- a CDS encoding MoaD/ThiS family protein has protein sequence MSVTVRIPTILRTYTGGRAEVPAEGATLGEVISDLEKNHTGIAARVLDDQGKLRRFVNVYVNDDDVRFEQGLETATPAGAGISIIPAVAGG, from the coding sequence ATGAGCGTCACCGTTCGCATCCCGACCATCCTGCGCACCTACACCGGCGGCCGGGCCGAGGTCCCGGCCGAGGGCGCGACCCTCGGCGAGGTCATCTCCGACCTGGAGAAGAACCACACCGGCATCGCCGCGCGCGTCCTGGACGACCAGGGCAAGCTGCGCCGGTTCGTCAACGTGTACGTCAACGACGACGACGTCCGTTTCGAGCAGGGTCTCGAAACGGCGACTCCGGCCGGTGCCGGCATCTCGATCATTCCGGCCGTCGCAGGTGGCTGA